A window from Aquabacterium sp. NJ1 encodes these proteins:
- a CDS encoding nitronate monooxygenase family protein produces MSQTLRELLSIELPIFQAPMAGVQGSALAMAVSGAGGLGSLPCAMLSPDAMRQELAAMQSALDGRPYNVNFFCHTPPVADAAAEQRWREALAPYFDEFGVDVSQIPVGPGRLPFSHEAADVLEAFKPPVVSFHFGLPDASLLARVRGWGAKVLSSATTVEEARWLADRGVDAIIAQGAEAGGHRGMFLTDELGTQVGTMALVRQIAQAVKVPVIAAGGMADAEGVAAALQLGAAGVQVGTAYLLCPEATTTAIHRAALQSESARHTAFTNLFTGRPARGIVNRFLREMGPMSPLAPAFPLATAAVGPLRAAAEKQGLGDFSPLWAGQNVGGCRAVPAAQLTRDLVRLIDQR; encoded by the coding sequence ATGAGTCAGACCCTGCGCGAACTGCTGTCCATCGAGCTGCCCATCTTCCAGGCGCCCATGGCGGGTGTGCAGGGCAGTGCCTTGGCGATGGCGGTGAGCGGTGCAGGGGGCTTGGGCTCCTTGCCTTGCGCGATGTTGTCGCCCGATGCCATGCGCCAGGAGTTGGCGGCCATGCAGTCGGCACTGGATGGCAGGCCATACAACGTCAACTTCTTTTGCCACACCCCGCCGGTTGCGGACGCCGCTGCCGAGCAGCGCTGGCGTGAAGCCCTGGCGCCGTATTTCGACGAGTTTGGCGTGGATGTCTCGCAGATCCCTGTCGGGCCGGGGCGACTGCCCTTCAGCCATGAGGCGGCCGATGTGCTCGAAGCTTTCAAGCCACCGGTGGTGAGCTTCCACTTCGGTCTGCCGGACGCGAGCTTGCTGGCGCGCGTGCGCGGCTGGGGCGCCAAGGTGCTGTCATCTGCGACGACGGTGGAAGAAGCGCGCTGGCTGGCCGATCGCGGCGTGGACGCCATCATTGCCCAGGGTGCCGAGGCGGGCGGGCACCGTGGCATGTTCCTCACCGATGAGCTCGGCACGCAGGTGGGCACGATGGCCCTGGTGCGGCAGATCGCGCAAGCCGTGAAGGTGCCCGTGATCGCGGCGGGTGGCATGGCCGATGCCGAAGGGGTGGCGGCCGCCCTGCAACTGGGCGCTGCGGGTGTGCAGGTCGGGACGGCCTACCTGCTGTGCCCGGAGGCCACCACCACGGCCATCCACCGGGCGGCCTTGCAAAGCGAGTCGGCCCGGCACACGGCCTTCACCAACCTGTTCACGGGGCGGCCGGCGCGCGGCATCGTCAACCGCTTCTTGCGCGAGATGGGGCCCATGAGCCCCTTGGCGCCCGCGTTTCCCCTGGCGACGGCTGCGGTCGGGCCTTTGCGTGCCGCGGCCGAAAAGCAAGGCCTGGGGGACTTCTCGCCCTTGTGGGCCGGGCAGAACGTCGGCGGTTGCCGCGCGGTGCCTGCCGCGCAGCTCACCCGTGACCTGGTTCGCCTGATTGACCAGCGCTGA
- the msrP gene encoding protein-methionine-sulfoxide reductase catalytic subunit MsrP, giving the protein MAMIRTSRHFSHPDSGMTHGTPSEITPRAVYEGRRAWLKQAAVGGAAVGLNAAAGLWLGDEAEAATAAAPLVARPGVLAPLPGVRSTVAGAYAMDKVTPYEKVTRYNNFYEFGTDKEDPWQNAGTLKPRPWTLSIEGEVGKPLKLGLDDLLKLGAMEERIYRLRCVEGWSMVIPWVGYSLSTLIQRAAPTSRAKYVEFISLADEKQMPGVRSGVLDWPYVEGLRIDEAMHPLTMMAFGLYGEVLPNQNGAPLRLVVPWKYGFKSAKSIVKIRLVDKEPVSSWTKANAREYGFYSNVNPTVDHPRWSQATERRLGEGGFFAPRKPTLMFNGYGAQVGQLYAGMDLKKYY; this is encoded by the coding sequence ATGGCCATGATCCGAACCTCACGTCATTTTTCGCACCCTGACAGCGGGATGACCCACGGCACGCCCAGCGAGATCACGCCCCGCGCGGTGTACGAGGGCCGTCGTGCCTGGCTGAAACAGGCCGCTGTGGGTGGTGCCGCAGTGGGCTTGAACGCGGCCGCCGGGCTGTGGCTGGGCGACGAAGCGGAAGCGGCCACGGCTGCTGCCCCCCTGGTGGCGCGCCCGGGTGTGCTGGCGCCCTTGCCGGGTGTGCGCAGCACGGTGGCCGGTGCCTACGCCATGGACAAGGTCACGCCCTACGAGAAGGTGACCCGCTACAACAACTTTTACGAGTTCGGCACCGACAAGGAAGACCCCTGGCAGAACGCCGGCACGCTCAAGCCCCGCCCCTGGACGCTGAGCATCGAAGGCGAGGTGGGCAAGCCTTTGAAATTGGGCCTGGACGACCTGCTCAAGCTGGGCGCCATGGAAGAGCGCATCTACCGCCTGCGCTGTGTGGAAGGCTGGTCCATGGTGATCCCGTGGGTGGGCTACTCGTTGTCGACGCTGATCCAGCGGGCCGCGCCCACCAGCCGCGCCAAGTACGTCGAGTTCATCAGCCTGGCCGATGAAAAGCAGATGCCGGGTGTGCGCTCCGGTGTGCTGGACTGGCCTTATGTGGAGGGCCTGCGCATCGACGAGGCCATGCACCCGTTGACCATGATGGCCTTTGGCCTGTATGGCGAGGTGCTGCCCAACCAGAACGGGGCGCCGCTGCGCCTGGTCGTGCCCTGGAAGTACGGCTTCAAGAGCGCCAAGTCCATCGTGAAGATCCGCCTGGTCGACAAGGAGCCCGTGTCCTCGTGGACCAAGGCCAATGCGCGTGAATACGGCTTTTATTCGAACGTGAACCCGACGGTGGACCACCCACGCTGGAGCCAGGCCACCGAGCGCCGACTGGGCGAGGGCGGTTTCTTCGCACCTCGCAAACCGACCCTGATGTTCAATGGCTACGGTGCTCAGGTCGGGCAACTCTACGCCGGCATGGATTTGAAGAAGTACTACTGA
- a CDS encoding AEC family transporter, with protein MIDLLLLFIPFFALVLLGWAAARRGVVPMDGIGSLNSFVLYFGLSAMVFRLSASGALMQEGLLGLLLAYGVAGVVVTALALVWAVRAGLVRRDGGLVALVTAFPNTGFLGLPLLTGLLGPQAAGPVAATLIVDVLLLSSLCLAWAHSHAAQDAPGDDPQEVWHAVQASLKGALRNPLLWSMAVGMAFAALHWHLPKPVDETVRLLGLSATPTALFTLGAILARAQMQPSHGDVALPGIQVPAVLKLVVHPMLVCAVGWGLHRAGVTLIDTGLLTVTMAAALPSASNVSMLAERERANTALVARVILWTTALALVSVALWAHGLGVQAAAA; from the coding sequence ATGATCGACCTGTTGCTGCTGTTCATTCCCTTCTTTGCGCTGGTCTTGCTGGGCTGGGCCGCAGCGCGCCGCGGCGTGGTGCCGATGGATGGCATCGGTTCGCTCAACAGCTTCGTGCTGTATTTCGGCCTGTCGGCCATGGTGTTCCGGCTCAGCGCCAGCGGTGCCTTGATGCAAGAGGGCCTGCTGGGCCTCTTGCTGGCTTATGGCGTGGCGGGTGTGGTGGTCACGGCGCTGGCCTTGGTCTGGGCGGTGCGGGCGGGGCTGGTGCGCCGTGATGGCGGGTTGGTGGCCCTGGTCACGGCCTTTCCCAACACGGGCTTCCTGGGCCTGCCCTTGCTGACCGGTTTGCTGGGCCCGCAGGCCGCCGGCCCCGTGGCGGCAACGCTGATCGTGGATGTGCTGCTGCTCAGCTCACTTTGCCTGGCCTGGGCACACTCGCATGCCGCACAGGACGCGCCGGGGGACGACCCGCAAGAGGTGTGGCACGCGGTGCAGGCTTCGCTCAAAGGGGCTTTGCGCAACCCGCTGTTGTGGTCCATGGCCGTGGGCATGGCGTTCGCCGCGCTGCACTGGCATTTGCCCAAGCCGGTGGACGAGACCGTGCGCCTGCTGGGCCTGTCGGCCACGCCCACGGCCTTGTTCACGCTGGGTGCCATCCTGGCGCGGGCGCAGATGCAGCCTTCGCATGGGGATGTGGCCCTGCCCGGCATCCAGGTGCCGGCCGTGCTCAAGCTGGTGGTTCACCCCATGCTGGTCTGCGCGGTGGGTTGGGGCCTGCACCGCGCGGGCGTGACCCTGATCGATACCGGCCTGCTGACCGTGACGATGGCGGCGGCCCTGCCCTCAGCCAGCAATGTGTCGATGCTGGCCGAGCGTGAGCGGGCGAATACCGCATTGGTCGCGCGCGTGATCCTGTGGACGACGGCCTTGGCTCTTGTGAGCGTGGCCTTGTGGGCGCATGGATTGGGGGTTCAGGCAGCCGCAGCCTGA
- a CDS encoding PEP-CTERM sorting domain-containing protein, with the protein MKARLHALSASLFLATAAHAAPVTVTLEGSLNYIQRTVYEVQSSPTQPGYSPEPPSYTTSYQYPSSFGGLSLGDKAVFTFQVDPAVVDALYTPATLTLKAGQAGEGSVSFNAWGHATPTSLGLSEIASSMLPVGDYAAKISAQLNFASGALGTGADAADYLQALSKGQLAGVSASLYVLGNCPFASSCTNMGFTFDKVTLAAAGASVTAAVPEPSTMALMGLGLASLLLANARGRRPG; encoded by the coding sequence ATGAAAGCAAGGCTACACGCCCTGTCCGCATCGCTTTTTCTGGCCACCGCAGCGCATGCCGCGCCGGTGACCGTCACGCTGGAGGGCTCGCTCAACTACATCCAGCGCACGGTCTACGAGGTTCAGTCGTCCCCGACCCAGCCCGGTTACAGCCCCGAACCGCCCAGCTACACGACCAGCTACCAGTACCCAAGCAGCTTCGGCGGGCTGTCCTTGGGTGACAAGGCCGTGTTCACCTTCCAGGTCGACCCCGCCGTGGTGGACGCGCTCTACACCCCCGCCACGCTCACGCTGAAAGCGGGCCAGGCCGGTGAAGGCAGCGTGTCATTCAATGCCTGGGGCCATGCCACGCCGACCAGCCTGGGCCTGAGCGAAATTGCCAGCTCGATGCTGCCGGTGGGCGACTATGCCGCAAAGATCAGCGCCCAGCTCAACTTTGCATCCGGGGCTTTGGGCACGGGTGCGGACGCCGCCGACTATCTCCAGGCGCTGTCCAAGGGCCAATTGGCTGGGGTGTCCGCCAGCCTTTATGTGCTGGGCAATTGCCCGTTCGCCTCGTCCTGCACGAACATGGGCTTCACCTTCGACAAGGTGACCCTGGCGGCAGCTGGTGCATCGGTCACGGCAGCGGTTCCCGAGCCATCCACGATGGCGCTCATGGGGCTGGGCCTGGCCAGCCTGCTGCTGGCG
- a CDS encoding sulfite oxidase heme-binding subunit YedZ, with protein MTLSTLNQWLLKPWVKPLLWLLCAVPFAGLMVGLATDKLGANPAEKLIRETGEWTLRWLWLTLAVSPLREVASLPAVLRYRRALGVTAFVYAVLHFLAYAWLDKGLVLDDIIKDVYKRNFILVGVAALLLMTPLALTSFNAAIRKLGGKRWQALHKLVYAVALLGLLHFYWKKAAKNDVGEVMVYAVILAVLLGWRAMRKGGIMAMLRTR; from the coding sequence ATGACCCTTTCTACCTTGAACCAGTGGCTGCTCAAGCCTTGGGTGAAGCCGCTGCTGTGGCTGCTGTGTGCCGTGCCCTTTGCGGGCCTGATGGTGGGCCTGGCCACCGACAAGCTGGGCGCCAACCCGGCTGAAAAGCTCATCCGCGAAACCGGCGAGTGGACGCTGCGCTGGCTGTGGTTGACCCTGGCCGTGTCACCTTTGCGTGAGGTGGCTTCGCTGCCCGCCGTGTTGCGCTACCGGCGCGCACTGGGTGTGACAGCCTTCGTGTACGCGGTGCTGCACTTCCTGGCCTATGCCTGGCTGGACAAGGGCCTGGTGCTCGACGACATCATCAAGGACGTCTACAAGCGCAACTTCATCCTGGTGGGCGTGGCGGCGCTGCTGCTGATGACCCCGCTGGCGCTGACCTCGTTCAATGCGGCCATCCGCAAGCTCGGTGGCAAGCGCTGGCAGGCGCTGCACAAGCTGGTCTATGCCGTGGCCCTGCTGGGCCTGCTGCACTTCTACTGGAAGAAGGCGGCGAAGAACGATGTGGGCGAGGTCATGGTCTATGCGGTGATCCTGGCCGTGCTGCTGGGTTGGCGTGCGATGCGCAAGGGCGGCATCATGGCGATGCTGCGTACGCGCTGA
- a CDS encoding aminotransferase class V-fold PLP-dependent enzyme codes for MLDDILDFSQDIRQRPVWQPTPPGVAQARAASLPEAPSELADVHQQFLTEILPYTCLNAHPAFMGWVQGGGTAVGMVADMLAAGLNANVGGRQQAPVELERQVCHWMRDLFGFPTTASGLFVTGTSMANLMAVLVARHQAAGPTVRQQGVPQTSGKLVAYTSSAAHGCVAQAMDLCGLGTDALRRMPVNARHQMDLAALEAQIEQDKAAGLTPFLVIGTAGSVDVGAVDELHAIARLAQAHGMWFHVDGAYGALGMLSPAIAPLLRGIEEADSIAFDFHKWGQVPYDAGFLLVRDGQAHQATFAAPAAYLRRECQGPSAGTLWPCDLGPDLSRGFRALKTWFTFKVYGSDRLGQVIAGTCELAQALAQRVRDEPRLELLAPVTLNIVCFRYRCAHPDQINAQLVLALQSSGVCLPSSTMVEGRFAIRAAIVNHRTTMADIDTLLQATLAEGDRLTMSRAAQGEQA; via the coding sequence ATGCTCGACGACATCCTGGACTTTTCCCAGGACATCCGGCAGCGACCGGTCTGGCAGCCCACCCCACCTGGCGTGGCACAAGCACGGGCGGCCTCCCTCCCCGAGGCGCCCAGCGAGCTGGCCGACGTCCATCAACAGTTCCTCACCGAGATCCTGCCCTATACCTGCCTCAATGCCCACCCTGCCTTCATGGGATGGGTACAAGGCGGTGGCACGGCCGTTGGCATGGTGGCCGACATGCTCGCAGCCGGCCTCAACGCCAACGTCGGCGGTCGCCAGCAAGCGCCGGTCGAGCTGGAGCGCCAGGTTTGCCACTGGATGCGCGACCTCTTCGGCTTCCCCACCACCGCCAGCGGCCTGTTTGTCACCGGCACGTCCATGGCCAACCTCATGGCCGTCCTGGTGGCACGCCACCAGGCTGCAGGCCCGACGGTTCGGCAACAAGGCGTCCCGCAGACGAGCGGCAAACTGGTGGCCTATACCTCCAGCGCGGCACATGGCTGTGTCGCCCAGGCCATGGACCTGTGCGGCCTGGGCACGGACGCCCTGCGGCGCATGCCCGTCAACGCCCGGCATCAGATGGACCTGGCCGCGCTCGAAGCCCAGATCGAACAGGACAAGGCCGCCGGCCTGACGCCCTTTCTCGTCATCGGTACCGCCGGCTCGGTGGACGTCGGGGCCGTGGACGAGCTGCATGCCATCGCCCGACTGGCCCAAGCCCACGGCATGTGGTTTCACGTGGACGGTGCGTATGGCGCCCTGGGCATGCTCTCACCCGCCATTGCGCCCCTCCTGCGTGGCATCGAAGAAGCGGATTCCATCGCCTTCGACTTCCACAAATGGGGACAAGTGCCCTATGACGCCGGGTTCCTGCTCGTCAGGGACGGCCAAGCCCACCAGGCCACGTTCGCCGCGCCTGCCGCCTATCTGCGCCGAGAATGCCAGGGACCAAGCGCAGGCACCCTCTGGCCTTGCGACCTGGGCCCCGATCTTTCCCGGGGCTTTCGCGCGCTCAAGACCTGGTTCACGTTCAAGGTCTATGGCAGCGACCGGCTCGGGCAGGTCATCGCGGGCACCTGTGAACTCGCTCAAGCGCTGGCCCAACGTGTGCGAGACGAACCCCGGCTGGAATTGCTGGCGCCCGTCACCCTGAACATCGTCTGCTTCCGGTACCGCTGCGCCCATCCCGATCAGATCAATGCCCAGCTTGTGCTGGCATTGCAATCATCCGGCGTCTGCCTGCCCTCCTCCACCATGGTGGAGGGTCGATTCGCCATCCGCGCCGCCATCGTGAACCACCGGACCACGATGGCAGACATCGACACCCTGCTACAGGCCACGCTCGCCGAAGGCGACAGGCTGACCATGTCACGGGCTGCACAGGGTGAGCAGGCATGA
- a CDS encoding GGDEF domain-containing protein encodes MKDKLGKRNTSTAFWGLMYKVAAVAGATHVMFMGLFYELGAHTLAKVNLGSVLLFATSYVCLKKRLNLLAVALILLEVIGHALLAVRAIGWDSGFHYYLLVVVPVLVISKTRIPAFKPIMLVALLLIYLGMDKVMRDLPPYDVLTAQTLSGLRYFNITVTFLLLTYLSGIYLRLVTKAEKELRVLATTDPLTQLLNRRSLMEIAEYEVVRRKRHEGPLAFILADIDHFKSINDQYGHAAGDAVLKAVSQTLRQASREQDSIARWGGEEFLILMPDAAKDMAIKVAERLRQQVQALEVPFNGTVIQVSMTFGVSTHRHDEVVDAPINRADTALYQGKVSGRNQVVAEPD; translated from the coding sequence ATGAAAGACAAACTCGGCAAACGGAACACCTCAACCGCCTTCTGGGGGTTGATGTACAAGGTGGCGGCCGTCGCTGGCGCCACCCACGTGATGTTCATGGGGCTGTTCTATGAGCTGGGCGCCCACACCCTGGCCAAGGTCAACCTGGGCAGCGTGCTGTTGTTCGCCACGAGCTATGTCTGCCTCAAGAAGCGGCTCAACCTCCTGGCTGTCGCCTTGATCCTGCTGGAGGTCATTGGCCACGCCCTGCTGGCCGTGCGCGCCATTGGCTGGGACAGCGGCTTTCACTACTACCTGCTGGTCGTTGTCCCCGTGCTGGTGATCAGCAAGACCCGCATCCCGGCCTTCAAGCCCATCATGCTGGTGGCCCTGCTGCTCATCTACCTCGGCATGGACAAGGTCATGCGGGACCTGCCGCCTTATGACGTGCTGACCGCGCAGACGCTCTCAGGCCTGCGCTACTTCAACATCACCGTGACCTTCCTGCTCCTGACCTACCTGTCAGGCATCTACCTGCGCCTGGTCACCAAGGCCGAGAAGGAGCTGCGCGTCCTGGCCACCACCGACCCGCTGACGCAGCTGCTCAACCGCCGCAGCCTGATGGAGATCGCCGAATACGAGGTGGTGCGACGCAAACGCCATGAGGGCCCGCTGGCCTTCATCCTGGCGGACATCGACCACTTCAAGTCCATCAACGACCAATATGGCCACGCCGCTGGTGACGCCGTCCTCAAGGCCGTGAGCCAGACCTTGCGCCAGGCCTCACGCGAGCAGGACAGCATCGCACGCTGGGGCGGCGAGGAGTTCCTCATCCTCATGCCGGATGCGGCCAAGGACATGGCCATCAAGGTGGCCGAGCGCTTGCGCCAGCAAGTCCAGGCGCTGGAGGTGCCCTTCAACGGCACGGTCATCCAGGTCAGCATGACCTTTGGCGTGAGCACCCACCGGCACGACGAAGTGGTGGACGCCCCCATCAACCGCGCGGACACCGCCCTCTACCAGGGCAAGGTGAGTGGCCGCAATCAGGTCGTGGCCGAACCGGACTGA
- a CDS encoding tetratricopeptide repeat protein, whose protein sequence is MRYKTGHAAPARITTIIPQTAVNELVALFNTANWPQLEAKARALTQQYPNNALAWLARGKALLQQGRNQEAAQALQRAVQIAPNEADKHGDLGLALFNLGQFEQAERHYRRSVELDPRSTENLNNLATLLNATGRPAQAEAVLQQALRVNAASPATHNNLGNTYRHLKQFELACSHFQQALALAPANLDAWLNLGLTLLDTKRLEEARAAYQQALTLYPDSPIALRCMGRLLTLMGQHDAQAIACLTRAVQLTPDNPDAHIDLGNALLRTGTPAQWRTCFRQAQALRPLVTWPANQVPPTFDALLLDTPGAGSTPVNYLTSDTPYNRHFYCVLPDSPPDIAMLRAKAKVVINIIADADNGAEILPDTLALADALNLPIINHPRVILRTDRESIAQSLKDIPGCKMPLTRRLSQAELVNAAVLQRLDGFSMPMLVRQTGNHGGDAFAKVDNWVQLLGFLNEHGEGQYYVTEFVDYRSSDGCYRKYRLICIDGEILPYHLAIHEDWMVHHFRTDMGQQAWKRQEEAAFLDQPQRVFHAQSWQALQAIFSSTGLDYGGIDCGIDHDGRLLVFEVNATMLVHDEQDPDFVYKNPHVARIKAAFNAMVSRRANAIQAAAA, encoded by the coding sequence ATGCGATATAAGACCGGCCACGCCGCACCTGCACGCATCACCACGATCATCCCGCAGACCGCGGTCAATGAACTGGTGGCCTTGTTCAATACCGCCAACTGGCCTCAACTGGAAGCGAAGGCCAGAGCCCTCACCCAGCAGTACCCGAACAACGCCCTGGCCTGGCTGGCCAGGGGCAAGGCCTTGCTGCAACAAGGGCGCAACCAGGAGGCCGCGCAAGCCCTGCAGCGCGCTGTCCAAATCGCCCCCAACGAAGCGGACAAACACGGCGACCTCGGGCTGGCCTTGTTCAACCTCGGGCAATTCGAACAAGCCGAGCGGCACTACCGGCGGTCCGTTGAACTTGACCCGCGCTCCACCGAAAACCTGAACAACCTCGCCACGCTGCTCAACGCCACGGGGCGCCCCGCACAGGCGGAAGCCGTCTTGCAGCAAGCGCTGCGCGTCAACGCCGCATCACCCGCCACCCACAACAACCTGGGTAACACCTACCGCCACCTCAAGCAGTTTGAGCTGGCGTGCTCGCACTTTCAGCAAGCACTCGCCCTGGCGCCCGCCAACCTGGATGCCTGGCTCAACCTCGGCCTCACCCTGCTGGACACGAAACGCCTGGAAGAAGCCCGTGCCGCCTATCAGCAGGCACTGACGCTCTACCCGGACTCGCCGATCGCCCTGCGCTGCATGGGCCGCCTGCTCACCCTCATGGGGCAGCATGATGCACAAGCCATTGCCTGCCTGACCCGGGCCGTGCAACTCACCCCCGACAACCCTGACGCCCACATCGACCTGGGCAACGCCCTGCTGCGCACGGGCACGCCCGCGCAATGGCGCACCTGCTTTCGCCAGGCACAGGCACTTCGGCCCCTGGTCACCTGGCCGGCCAACCAGGTGCCACCGACCTTTGACGCCCTGTTGCTCGACACCCCCGGCGCTGGCAGCACCCCCGTCAACTACCTGACCAGCGACACCCCTTACAACCGGCACTTCTACTGCGTCCTGCCTGACAGCCCGCCCGACATCGCCATGCTGCGCGCCAAGGCGAAGGTGGTGATCAACATCATCGCGGACGCAGACAACGGGGCCGAGATCCTGCCCGACACGCTGGCCCTGGCCGATGCATTGAACCTGCCCATCATCAACCACCCGCGCGTGATTCTGCGCACGGACCGCGAATCCATCGCCCAGAGCCTCAAGGACATTCCCGGCTGCAAGATGCCCCTCACCCGCAGGCTGAGCCAGGCCGAACTGGTCAACGCCGCGGTGCTACAGCGGCTCGATGGCTTCAGCATGCCCATGCTGGTCAGGCAAACCGGCAACCATGGTGGCGACGCCTTCGCCAAGGTCGACAACTGGGTGCAACTGCTGGGCTTCCTGAACGAACACGGCGAGGGCCAGTACTACGTCACCGAATTCGTGGACTACCGCTCCAGCGACGGGTGCTACCGCAAATACCGCCTGATCTGCATCGACGGGGAGATCCTGCCTTACCACCTGGCGATTCACGAGGACTGGATGGTCCACCACTTCCGCACGGACATGGGCCAGCAAGCCTGGAAGCGCCAGGAAGAAGCGGCGTTTCTCGACCAGCCCCAGCGCGTGTTCCATGCGCAAAGCTGGCAGGCGCTGCAGGCGATCTTCTCATCCACGGGCTTGGACTACGGCGGTATCGATTGCGGCATCGATCATGACGGGCGCCTGCTCGTGTTTGAAGTCAATGCCACCATGCTCGTGCACGACGAGCAGGACCCGGACTTCGTCTACAAGAACCCCCACGTGGCCCGCATCAAGGCTGCGTTCAACGCCATGGTCAGCCGCCGCGCCAACGCCATTCAGGCTGCGGCTGCCTGA